In Trifolium pratense cultivar HEN17-A07 linkage group LG7, ARS_RC_1.1, whole genome shotgun sequence, a genomic segment contains:
- the LOC123894779 gene encoding uncharacterized protein LOC123894779, with product METYYCDYIDVKPLGSFTTIFFAKQKFGEVDPNFIRQFGDELPSQWKIMDYRFEHHVVTYNKDEVHPLVTDGWKDMRDVFDLHQNEVIEFAYHGQGLFGIMASRRFESEDQIPDYHSRSVSRGNSVRFQVELTRDNMSNPYLSIWNAFEIYVRNSNLNVITACCDNGTKTEMQFAKQDNPFWMTALGPGWFGFCRKNGFRAGDQLCFNFSLVNCGNNVVRVFKI from the exons ATGGAGACATACTATTGTGATTACATCGATGTCAAACCTCTTGGAAGCTTTACAACCATCTTCTTTGCAAAGCAG aaaTTTGGAGAGGTCGATCCAAATTTCATTCGTCAATTTGGAGATGAACTTCCTTCACAGTGGAAAATAATGGATTATCGATTTGAACATCATGTTGTTACATACAACAAAGATGAAGTCCATCCTCTTGTTACAGATGGATGGAAAGATATGAGGGATGTGTTTGATTTACATCAGAATGAAGTGATCGAATTCGCCTATCATGGTCAAGGACTTTTTGGTATTATGGCTTCAAGAAGATTTGAAAGTGAAGATCAAATTCCAGATTATCACAGTCGATCTGTTAGTCGTGGTAATTCTGTGAGGTTTCAAGTTGAACTTACGCGTGATAATATGAGCAATCCGTACCTG AGCATATGGAATGCTTTTGAGATTTATGTCAGAAACTCAAACTTGAATGTGATAACTGCTTGTTGTGACAATGGAACAAAGACTGAAATGCAATTTGCAAAGCAAGACAATCCTTTTTGGATGACAGCCTTAGGTCCCGGTTGGTTTGGTTTTTGTCGCAAAAATGGGTTTCGTGCTGGTGATCAACTATGCTTTAATTTTTCGCTTGTTAACTGTGGTAATAATGTTGTGcgtgtttttaaaatttga